From Onychostoma macrolepis isolate SWU-2019 chromosome 05, ASM1243209v1, whole genome shotgun sequence:
ctacgaagccatgctgttgtaatagctgcagtatgtggttttgcattgtcctgctgaaatacacaaggccttccctgaaatagatgtcgtctggaggggagcatatgttgctctaaaacctttatatagctttcagcattcatagtgcctttcaaaacatgcaagctgcccataacgtatgcacttatgcacccccattctatcagagatgctggcttttaaACTGAaagctgataacacgctggaaggtctccctcctctttagcccggaggacatggcgtccatgatttccaacaagaatgtcaaatttggactcgtctgaccatagaacacttttccactttgaaacagtccattttaaatgagccttggcccttctggaccatgttcacctatggcttcctttttgcacgATAGAGCAGATGGCACAGCAGATTGTGTTTcccaacagtggtttctggaagtattcctgggcccatttagtaatgtcattGACAGAATAATctccgatgagtgatgcagtgtcatcggagggcccgaagaccacgggcatccaacaaaggtcttcggccttgtcccttacgcacagagatttcttcagtttctctgaatcttttgatgatgttatgcactatagatgatgagatttgcaaagtctttgcaatttgacattgaggaacgctgtttttaaagtattccacaatctttttacgcactctttcacagattggagatccatctttacttctgagagactctgcctctctaagacatcccttttatagctaatcatgttacagacctgatgtcaattaacttaattagttgctagatgttctcccagctgaatcttttcaacatttcttgctttttcagccctttgttgcccccgtgccaacttttttgagacctgtagcaggcatcaaatttgaaatgagctcatttagtggataaaagtgtcaaatttctctgtttaaacatttgttatgttctctatgttctgttgtgaataaaatattggctcaattgatttgaatgtcttttagtttccattttattcaaatttaaaaaacgtcccaacttTTCTGGAATTCGAGTTGTAGTTTTATCTCatatttatcttttaatcatatttacagATTTCTTGACTCCCCAGCAAGAGATTTACTGATTTAAAGTgatcatttgttttttattggttctcgatttctatttagctttatttcaattttagtaatTCAGCTTAAACTATTTTAGTTAGTTGCTAAGCCCACATTTCTGATTTTCAATTAagcttttcatctaatatttacattttatttttttcaattaacaaaaattatttttaataaatttagttaacaataacaacacttcATGAACTAATAAATGATACTGAAGGCTTCTGTGACCTTAATCAGTGTAGTAGTTTGTAGATTGTTCATATGACAATGTTTAGCCAAAGACACATATTATTAATTTGATCAGTTAACTGTCTAATAATAATGTCTAATATAGCCAAAAGTGTGTAATTCCAGTTATTTCTGTGGGGATGAATGTTCGTAAGAATTGTACTTTCAACTTCAACGTCTGAAGAATGTCCCCTTTTATTTCAGCATAGCAATGAGCCTGTGCCCACAGCGAGGTCCGTGTAGAATTGGTTTACTGAGTTCGGTGCAGAAGGACTTGATTGGCTTGCACAAagtccagacctgaaccccaaaGAACACCTTTGCTACGAACTTTCTGTTCCAATTCATCCCAGAGCTGTTCAGTGGAATTTGTGCAGGCCAGACTGTTGCAACAAAGTTGAAAGCACCCAATTCTGTACAGTTACTGCAACGGCCAAATATGATGATTAGAAGGGGCTGCACATATAATGCTGGGGCATTTAGTGTATGTATTCTGTGACTTACCTGCACAGAGAAAGCTTGGCAGACCGGCATACAGCAGATGGTCATTGTCAGGTAGGATGAAGGGGCAGCTGGCTGTGACCTCACCACAGTAGTGCTTGCATGGAAGCCACCTCACACACTGCCGCTGAGGAACCGGAAAATATTCTGCACAAAGCCAGGCTTTATACACTGCCTGAAACACAGGTTACCAAACTCTTATTCAAATTTATACTGAATGTAGTACTCAAGCTTGTGGTTGGTTCGCATTAAATGCATCTACACATATCTTGTCTATACCTCATCCAAAGTGACTAAAAAGAGACTCTCACCTGACACAGGTGTGTTTGCGCGCGCACTGAGTAGTCATCAGTCATGAATTTGCGCGTAAGGACTTGAAACTCCTCATATTTTTCCTGAGCGTGTTGGTCGAGTCGAATGTACGCGTGAACACAAGCGGTGCACAGGTCCCCGTCCTCCGGTCCGCCGCTGAACAGGTCACGAATGACACGAGTCAGACTGCAGTTGAGCCCGTCAAGACCGGTCATGCTCTCCAGTAGGTCCGCTATTGTGAGCGCGTCGCAAAAGGACAAGCTGAAGTTCCGGAAGTACTCCAAAAACGCGTGTGGCGACACCGTGGGCACCGGCACAGAATAGAAGGAGCTCACCAAGCCGCTCTTTTGCCGGTAAAGCGTAGAGCATGCGGACTCCAGAGGCGCGCGACGTCGCGCGTCAGCCTCCACGCACTTTGGCCCGTTTTCCGTCAGATTGCTCAAGAGGACCCCGCAGTCCTCATCGCGAAGGCCCGTCTGGGCGTCGTGACTCGCGTTGCTCCACGTCCTCCGGTGAGTCCGGTCTCTCGAACGGAGCTTACCTCCCGCGCAGAGCCAGAGGTGATCGGACAGCAGCGCCGTGAAAAAGAGCAGCGACGCGAGGCTCATGCGCCATCTCTGCACCTTCTCTGGCTCCGCGCACGGTTTGTCGATGGATTTGGCCACGCGGCAGATTTCTAACTCGTCAGATTTGCTTCCACAGCGCCAGGCGCCCGTGATCATATTTTAGAGGGGGAGACAAAGCGCGAGCTCACACGGGCGGGTCTCCTCCGCAATATTCCCCACCGCGACGTTTACATGATGGCTCGAAGCGTCCCTTTCACCTGCTGCTCAAAATCAAGCTGCACTGCAAACACCTGCGTCTGAATTACCGAGACCGTGCATGATAAAGCACATGCCGCGAGACTCCATCACCTACCCCGCATCTCCTTGACAACACATCGTACGCAGCCGCGTCTTACTCATTCACGGGCATCTCTGAGGCGGCGGGGCGAAGAGCTCGTGcgtgtttgtctgtctgtagGGGGCTTGTCATCTTTCCGTGGTCTCCTTCACTCTGTCGCCATCTTCGCTCGCACTCAGACGAACCCTGAGATGTTTTAATTGAAGGCGGGGGTGTGGCGCGTGCGCTGTCGCGCGCATCCTTGCCTCCTCCATTGAAACTTCATTCACTATGCGCTCACCATTCAATTCAACAGCGCGCATTGTTGCCCACCCCACCCCACGAGGAATCACCCCGCTCGCCTTGCTCGGCTAGACACACAGATCCCGGTTACGAGCGTAGAGGGGCAGTGTGCGTGAGGGaatatataaactataaacGTCCTCCGGCCATTTTTATCCGTTTTTTGGATAAATACCACGTCGTTTTAGCAGTGGAACAAGGTTCAAAATACCTGACAgaatctatctacctatctattacatggcaacaaaaaaataaattaaaaaactaaagCACTTTCCCAAAAACCTATAGTACCATACAAAATTTCGCAGTAGTGAGGATGAATGGATTTATTGCAAGGGAAGTGCAAAGTGGATATTTACTGCTCCAGTCAATACCCAGtatttgtaaatgcattaactaCAATTGTAGCTATGTACAGCTCATTTAAATGGAAgtattttttcatattgtgtGAAATGAAATATGGATTTAAATTAACCAGGAGTTCTGtcccaaagtttttttttaacaataattttCTATAATAATTCACTGTAGGGAGTCAATTTGAGTGAATGACAAATTCTGTCATATTAGACAAAGTCTCTTCTTTTTACACTAGATGGCGCTTTAAACCCAATTAAACTGCAGTGCGAAACTTGGCGGCAGTAGCTGAGAAAACAATGTGGACTGAGGGGCTCTGTTGAGTGTTGAGATGAGAGGTGGGATTTATCATCTGGATTTTTGATCCTGTGCTATAATAAGCCTTGAGGGACTAGGTGTGTTTCCGGGCCGAGCTCCGTCCAGATCTTTTACTGGTTTTAAATAAACTCTGGAGCATTTGCAAGCCCTACAGGACTTATAAAAGGGTTAGTATTCTCCTCAAACAGCATGAGTTTTGAGTGCTTTTGTAAGAGCGAGGTGACTGGGGCTCCTCTTACGACTTGACGTTTGAGGTCCTGTTAGTTAGTAGCAGACTTTATCCAGAGTGAAATAGACAACACTAATTACAAGGAGAATCCTCATGGAACAACTTTTTTAGTTCTTTTAGATCACAGGTCTTCTTGGTGCAATGGCTCTCAAACTTTGTCTTTTCCACAGACAAGCAAGTAGGCTACATGTCTTTTTCTGCACATCCACAatggtgtgaaaaagtttttgcccCCTTGCATATGtgtcacacttgaatgattcagatcatcaaactaattttaataggctattacacaaagataacctgagtaaatacaaaatgcagttttgaaaagatgatttaattgattaagggaaaaaagctgtccaaacctgccagcactacatgaaaaagtaattgccctctaattctaataactggttgtgccaccctttgcagcaacaactgcaatcaagcgtttgcaaTTACTGGCAATGAGTCCTTCACATCattgtggaggaattttggcccactcttctttgcagaattgttttaattcagcaatcTGCCAGCATCTCAATCAGATTTAAGTCtggactttgatttggccactccaaaaccttaattttgtttttcttgagacattcagaggtggacttgctgctgtgtttggaatcattgtcctgcttcataacccaagtgcacttgagcttgaggtcacaaactgatggccggacattctccttcaggattttctgatagagtgcagaattcatggttccatcagtTATGGCAAGTtgtccaggttctgaagctgcaaagcagcctcagaccatcacactaccaccaccatgtttgactgttggtatgatgttctttttatgaaatgctgtgttggttttacaccagatgtaatgggacacacaccttccaaaaagttggcaattaatttttctagGACAGCCAAAAATCGTGCAGTGTCTCTCaggcttaaataaataaaatcatcatttaaaaactgcattttgtatttacttgcattatctgtgtaatattaaaattagtttgatgatctgaatcttttaagtgtgacaaatatgcaaaaataaaaaataaaaacaggaagggggcaaaaaccttttcacggcactgtatatgtaaatatgatCCCTCTTCAGTTGGCTGAATTTTAATCTGAACTATGTTCGAGCATGTTTGTAATGGTACATCAAGATTCAACAGGGAAATGCTGCTTCCTTGTAAATGTCACAATCAAGCCCACATGGGATCTGGGTGCGCTGAATTCCATTCAAATCTGCTGAAAATTTGGTGGAATTCAGCGTACCCATATTTCATGTGGGTCTGCTTAAGCCAGGAATACGCTACATGATTTCTGCCCCGATTTTCCTCCGATTTACAGTTTGGGGAAGTCGATGCTAGTTTCTGAAAGTCAAAGCCAGTC
This genomic window contains:
- the nalf2 gene encoding NALCN channel auxiliary factor 2, whose translation is MITGAWRCGSKSDELEICRVAKSIDKPCAEPEKVQRWRMSLASLLFFTALLSDHLWLCAGGKLRSRDRTHRRTWSNASHDAQTGLRDEDCGVLLSNLTENGPKCVEADARRRAPLESACSTLYRQKSGLVSSFYSVPVPTVSPHAFLEYFRNFSLSFCDALTIADLLESMTGLDGLNCSLTRVIRDLFSGGPEDGDLCTACVHAYIRLDQHAQEKYEEFQVLTRKFMTDDYSVRAQTHLCQAVYKAWLCAEYFPVPQRQCVRWLPCKHYCGEVTASCPFILPDNDHLLYAGLPSFLCAGFHEEYLTSQGPDCCDVRWSGCDSTVGAACALTRLPGSFSLHRRLSSGAVSCTNRLHGSKLKLCVLVLFLLHTVISITTLQHCSTGSLEAIVPLEDVPMREE